In Lathamus discolor isolate bLatDis1 chromosome 1, bLatDis1.hap1, whole genome shotgun sequence, the following are encoded in one genomic region:
- the STBD1 gene encoding starch-binding domain-containing protein 1: MARDRGPPVLQQPAALPRFPAAALPAEARGWGWLWPGLWPALVVGLLAALVAWFWYGGDDGRAEEVAHETAATATEDLTEAKAATVTSTQKPGEGLLAGPREELNHVQGGGVSSEPLEMEQLLLKQGATSSREHPADICGSQAGEPRPQMGQESDGWCVMNSAGAPDGVCKDRSEEQQGQESRDLDHEDWEVVSEHLAWGEAGKNGRMEDADSKEWEQGDCPDGDLRAKRVAAVPPMFQNIHVTFRVHYITHSAAQLIGVTGDHECLGQWHSYVPLKHDKDDFWSESVSLPVDTRVEWKFILVENGKVRRWEECGNRTLVTEHEDRVVHQWWGHH; the protein is encoded by the exons ATGGCCCGTGACCGCGGCCCGCCCGTCCTGCAGCAGCCCGCCGCTCTTCCGCGCTTCCCGGCGGCCGCGCTGCCCGCCGAGGCTCGCGGCTGGGGCTGGCTATGGCCGGGGCTGTGGCCGGCGCTGGTGGTGGGGCTGCTGGCCGCCCTCGTCGCCTGGTTCTGGTACGGCGGAGATGATGGGCGAGCCGAGGAGGTGGCCCATGAGACAGCGGCGACGGCCACAG AGGATCTTACAGAGGCCAAGGCTGCTACCGTGACCAGCACTCAGAAGCCAGGAGAGGGTCTGTTGGCTGGGCCAAGAGAAGAGCTTAACCATGTTCAAGGTGGTGGAGTTTCCAGTGAACCTCTGGAgatggagcagctgctgctgaagcagggtGCCACTAGCTCCAGGGAGCATCCAGCTGATATCTGTGGAAGCCAGGCCGGTGAACCAAGACCCCAGATGGGACAGGAAAGTGATGGATGGTGTGTGATGAACTCGGCAGGAGCCCCTGATGGTGTTTGTAAGGATAGAAGTGAGGAACAGCAAGGTCAGGAGAGTAGGGACTTGGACCATGAAGACTGGGAAGTTGTTTCCGAGCATCTGGCTTGGGGGGAGGCTGGCAAGAATGGTAGAATGGAAGACGCAGACAGCAAGGAGTGGGAACAAGGAGACTGCCCCGATGGGGATTTGAGAGCCAAGCGAGTTGCAGCTGTGCCCCCCATGTTTCAAAACATTCACGTGACTTTCCGTGTGCACTACATCACCCACTCGGCTGCTCAGCTCATTGGTGTTACTGGTGACCATGAGTGTCTTGGCCAGTGGCACAGCTACGTTCCCCTCAAGCATGACAAGGATGACTTCTGGTCTGAATCTGTTAGTCTGCCAGTAGACACCAGAGTTGAGTGGAAATTTATCTTGGTGGAGAATGGGAAGGTGAGACGCTGGGAAGAATGTGGTAACAGAACCCTGGTGACTGAACATGAGGATAGAGTTGTTCATCAGTGGTGGGGACACCATTGA